From a region of the Myroides sp. JBRI-B21084 genome:
- the pyrH gene encoding UMP kinase codes for MKYKRILLKLSGEALMGDNQYGIDPNRLAEYAQEIKKIVNLGVEVAIVIGGGNIFRGVAGASKGMDRVQGDYMGMLATVINGMALQGALEDAGMLTRLQTALKIEAIAEPYIKRRAVRHLEKGRIVIFGAGTGNPYFTTDTAAVLRGIEVGADVILKGTRVDGVYTADPEKDPNATKYENISFADVLEKGLNVMDTTAFTLSQENNLPIVVFDMNKESNLLKVCQGDNIGTTVY; via the coding sequence ATGAAATACAAAAGAATACTTCTAAAATTAAGCGGCGAAGCTTTAATGGGCGATAACCAATACGGCATTGACCCAAACCGTTTAGCCGAATACGCACAAGAGATTAAAAAAATAGTAAATTTAGGTGTTGAAGTAGCCATTGTTATTGGTGGAGGAAACATTTTTAGAGGCGTAGCGGGCGCAAGCAAAGGTATGGATCGTGTACAAGGCGATTACATGGGAATGTTAGCAACTGTAATTAACGGAATGGCTTTACAAGGCGCTTTAGAAGACGCAGGAATGCTTACGCGTTTACAAACTGCTTTAAAAATTGAAGCAATTGCAGAGCCTTACATTAAAAGAAGAGCTGTACGCCATTTAGAAAAAGGACGTATTGTAATTTTTGGTGCCGGTACTGGTAACCCCTATTTTACAACCGATACCGCTGCCGTTTTAAGAGGTATTGAAGTAGGTGCCGATGTAATTTTAAAAGGAACACGTGTTGATGGTGTGTACACTGCCGATCCTGAAAAAGACCCAAATGCAACTAAGTACGAAAACATTTCGTTTGCCGATGTACTAGAAAAAGGTTTAAATGTTATGGACACAACAGCATTTACGCTTAGCCAAGAAAACAACTTACCAATTGTTGTTTTTGATATGAACAAAGAAAGTAATTTATTAAAAGTGTGCCAAGGCGATAACATTGGTACAACCGTTTACTAA
- a CDS encoding DUF6642 family protein, with protein sequence MYLSNNQTKIFCLESVPVVNDFHQSSIFPILEQLVKNHAIVNVYKAIDDIEGFENSLNTLLYEDRNFKDYDLLYFICEGSENEILINGYLYTLEEIAELFEGKLSGKILHFANSKSLNLTSETAQYFLDVTGAKAISGYTNTHQMSSQMLDYYFIAQHVHFSNVTELVENLFEKHYSLCINLGFHLYY encoded by the coding sequence ATGTATTTATCAAACAATCAAACAAAAATTTTTTGTTTAGAAAGTGTTCCAGTTGTGAACGATTTTCACCAAAGCAGCATTTTTCCTATTTTAGAACAATTGGTAAAAAACCACGCTATTGTTAACGTGTACAAAGCTATTGATGATATAGAAGGTTTTGAAAACAGCTTAAATACTTTGCTTTATGAAGATAGAAACTTTAAAGACTATGATTTGTTGTATTTTATATGTGAAGGCAGTGAAAATGAAATTTTAATTAATGGCTATTTATATACGTTAGAAGAAATTGCGGAATTGTTTGAAGGTAAATTATCAGGAAAAATTCTACATTTTGCTAATTCAAAAAGTTTAAACCTTACAAGTGAAACGGCTCAATATTTTTTAGATGTTACGGGCGCTAAAGCAATATCGGGTTATACAAATACACACCAGATGAGCAGCCAAATGTTAGATTATTATTTTATTGCGCAACACGTACATTTTAGCAACGTAACCGAACTTGTTGAAAATCTTTTTGAGAAACATTACAGCTTATGTATTAATTTAGGTTTTCATTTATATTATTAA
- the frr gene encoding ribosome recycling factor — MTEEINFIIDEAKESMNGSIDHLNKALLNIRAGKANPQMLGAVFVDYYGSATALSQVANINVPDPRTLTVTPWEKNMLQPIEKAIMIANLGLNPMNNGDMIIINIPALTEERRKDLAKQAKTEAEDAKISIRNARKDANTDIKKQEKEGTSEDICKDAEDRIQKLTDAYIKKIDDIYAEKEAEIMKV; from the coding sequence ATGACAGAAGAAATTAATTTTATAATAGACGAAGCAAAAGAATCAATGAACGGTTCTATAGACCACTTAAATAAAGCTTTGTTAAACATTCGCGCAGGTAAAGCAAACCCACAAATGTTAGGTGCTGTGTTTGTTGATTATTATGGATCGGCAACGGCTTTATCACAAGTTGCAAATATTAATGTACCCGACCCACGTACTTTAACTGTTACCCCGTGGGAAAAAAACATGTTGCAACCTATTGAAAAAGCAATTATGATTGCTAATTTAGGATTGAACCCTATGAATAACGGCGATATGATTATTATTAACATTCCTGCTTTAACGGAAGAACGTCGTAAAGATTTAGCAAAACAAGCTAAAACCGAAGCAGAAGATGCTAAAATTTCAATTCGTAATGCACGAAAAGACGCAAATACCGATATCAAAAAACAAGAAAAAGAAGGTACTTCTGAAGATATTTGTAAAGATGCCGAAGATCGCATTCAAAAATTAACCGATGCTTATATTAAAAAAATAGATGACATTTACGCTGAAAAAGAAGCTGAAATAATGAAAGTATAA
- a CDS encoding patatin-like phospholipase family protein, with product MKNNSTVFGLALSGGGHKGIAHAGVLHFLNEQNIFPEIISGTSAGSIVGGLYANGMKPKEILQFFKSVSLLSWTHLSFKKAGFLDADQFGIYLEKVFGNKTIKELDCELYISATEMERGKLKIFHKNTKIVPAILASSAFPGVFSPVVINNKIYSDGGILNNYPVNTIQGRCDFLIGCNVNPYLPQQSSKFTSIKSVAMRAFEIMMMQNTYPQNELCDWHIQPDALVNYSTFETSKKRMDEIFEIGYEQAKVDFEKIKDKLP from the coding sequence ATGAAAAACAATTCAACTGTTTTTGGTTTAGCACTTTCGGGTGGTGGCCATAAAGGAATTGCCCATGCAGGTGTGCTTCATTTTTTAAACGAACAAAACATTTTTCCCGAAATAATTTCAGGAACGAGTGCAGGATCAATAGTAGGTGGGTTGTATGCTAACGGCATGAAACCAAAAGAAATTTTACAATTTTTTAAATCGGTTAGTTTATTAAGCTGGACGCATTTATCGTTTAAAAAAGCTGGCTTTTTAGACGCAGATCAATTTGGTATTTATCTTGAAAAAGTTTTTGGCAACAAAACCATTAAAGAATTAGATTGTGAATTATACATTTCGGCAACAGAAATGGAGCGTGGCAAACTAAAAATTTTTCATAAAAACACAAAAATTGTTCCAGCTATTTTAGCTTCAAGTGCATTTCCAGGAGTATTTTCACCAGTTGTAATTAACAATAAAATTTACAGCGATGGTGGCATTTTAAACAATTACCCTGTAAACACTATTCAAGGTCGATGCGATTTTTTAATTGGTTGTAATGTAAATCCATATTTGCCTCAACAGTCATCTAAATTTACTTCGATAAAATCAGTTGCCATGAGGGCTTTTGAAATAATGATGATGCAAAACACCTACCCCCAAAATGAATTATGCGATTGGCACATTCAACCCGATGCATTGGTAAATTACAGTACCTTTGAAACATCAAAAAAAAGAATGGATGAAATTTTTGAAATTGGGTACGAGCAAGCAAAGGTCGACTTTGAAAAAATAAAAGATAAATTGCCTTAA